A single Stutzerimonas stutzeri DNA region contains:
- the gspE gene encoding type II secretion system ATPase GspE — protein sequence MAELDVNEMTTLFEEPVQRRLPFAFARRHGVILLDRPEGLRLCAREGAPLTALQEAQRVAGGPLAMQWLAQDEFEQALSAAYQHDSSAAMLMVEGLGDEMDLHSLADQIQETEDLLEQEDDAPIIRLINAILGEAIKENASDIHVETFEKRLVIRFRIDGILREVVQPKRELAALLVSRIKVMARLDIAEKRIPQDGRISLRVGGREVDIRVSTLPSANGERVVLRLLDKQAGRLTLRHLGMSDHDRQVMEQAVQKPHGIILVTGPTGSGKTTTLYASLVTLNDRSRNILTVEDPIEYNLEGIGQTQVNTKVDMTFARGLRAILRQDPDVVMVGEIRDQETADMAVQASLTGHLVLSTLHTNSAIGAVTRLVDMGVEPFLISSSLLGVLAQRLVRVLCNDCKRAYVADEAECALFGLAPSEAPTLYHAEGCDLCRQLGYRGRTGIYELVMFDDTLRSMIHTRAPEQEMLRHARRLGPSIRDDGLRKVREGVTTIEEVLRVTREE from the coding sequence AGCCGGTCCAGCGGCGTCTGCCGTTCGCCTTCGCTCGGCGTCACGGCGTGATTCTCCTGGACCGTCCGGAAGGCCTGCGGCTGTGTGCCCGCGAAGGCGCCCCGCTGACCGCGCTGCAGGAGGCTCAACGCGTCGCCGGTGGCCCGCTGGCGATGCAATGGCTGGCCCAGGACGAATTCGAGCAGGCGCTGAGTGCCGCCTACCAGCACGACTCCTCGGCCGCGATGCTGATGGTCGAAGGGCTGGGCGACGAGATGGACCTGCACAGCCTGGCCGACCAGATCCAGGAGACCGAAGACCTGCTCGAGCAGGAAGACGATGCGCCGATCATTCGCCTGATCAATGCCATTCTTGGCGAGGCGATCAAGGAAAACGCTTCGGATATCCACGTCGAGACTTTCGAGAAACGCCTGGTGATCCGCTTCCGGATCGACGGCATCCTGCGTGAAGTGGTTCAGCCCAAGCGCGAGCTGGCGGCGTTGCTGGTGTCACGCATCAAGGTCATGGCGCGGCTGGACATTGCCGAAAAACGCATCCCTCAGGACGGCCGGATTTCCCTGCGGGTCGGCGGCCGGGAGGTCGATATCCGCGTCTCCACCTTGCCCTCGGCCAATGGCGAACGGGTGGTGCTGCGTCTGCTCGACAAGCAGGCTGGCCGCCTGACATTGCGACATCTCGGCATGAGCGATCACGATCGCCAGGTGATGGAACAGGCGGTGCAGAAGCCTCACGGCATCATCCTGGTCACCGGCCCGACCGGCTCGGGCAAGACCACCACGCTGTATGCCAGCCTGGTCACGCTCAACGACCGCTCGCGCAACATCCTCACCGTCGAGGACCCGATCGAATATAACCTCGAAGGCATCGGCCAGACCCAGGTCAACACCAAGGTCGACATGACCTTCGCCCGGGGGCTGCGCGCGATCCTGCGCCAGGATCCGGACGTGGTGATGGTCGGCGAAATCCGCGACCAGGAAACCGCCGACATGGCGGTGCAGGCCTCGCTCACCGGCCACCTGGTGCTGTCCACGCTGCACACCAACAGCGCCATCGGTGCGGTCACGCGTCTGGTGGACATGGGTGTCGAACCCTTCCTGATTTCATCCTCGCTGCTCGGCGTGCTGGCCCAGCGCCTCGTCCGGGTGCTGTGTAATGACTGCAAACGCGCCTATGTCGCCGACGAGGCCGAGTGCGCGTTGTTCGGGCTCGCCCCGAGCGAGGCGCCGACGCTGTATCACGCCGAGGGGTGCGATCTGTGCCGCCAGTTGGGCTATCGAGGGCGAACCGGTATCTACGAGCTGGTGATGTTCGACGACACCCTGCGCAGCATGATCCATACCCGCGCGCCGGAGCAGGAGATGCTCCGCCACGCGCGCCGGCTGGGCCCGAGCATCCGCGACGATGGCCTGCGCAAGGTGCGTGAAGGCGTGACCACCATCGAAGAAGTATTGCGCGTGACCCGCGAGGAATAG